Within Spinacia oleracea cultivar Varoflay chromosome 4, BTI_SOV_V1, whole genome shotgun sequence, the genomic segment AAAATATACatgtaaattgatttagaattaTAATTGTTTATAAATTTAACCAAGATTCAATGATTTATACtatataaaaacaaaaaaatataaaaaaaatcaacgaCTTTCACTTCATAGTAGTCTGTATTTTTTAGGATGCGTTACTATTCACCTAATTTAACTAATAAATTAGTATAGTTTTTGGTCAGAGGCTTCGGAATTAAACTTTGTACTAACATTAAAACATATATGCGAGATACAATTAAATTATTGGTGATATTTAGTGTTAATGAGACTCCGTAAAAGCTAAAATTGACCCCAATGACACCAACTATGACTTGGGTGCAAAAAGCAACACAAACACCTACTGTATAACATGTTGGTTGTATCACAAATTGTACCCTGACTATATAGTTTGTGTTGTTAATTGTACTCGCTAAAGGTTGTGTTGTTTTTTGCAATCGAATCATAATAGAGGTCGTTGAGGCcaatttttccaaaataaaatcaatacaCCTTATTTTAGAATTTTTAGACAAAGACAACATGTTGCTAGAAAATACGAGTATGATCGAGCATACGCATACGTTATCCAATGAGGTCATGTCCTTCTTAGCTTTATTCAGCTGAACTGAACTTGACTGGATTGAATTGAGTGAAGTTAAACTAAAATGAATTAAACTAAACTGAATGAAGCTGTATTGAACTAAACTGAGTGAAGCTGTACTGGAATGAAATTCAAAAAAACAGTAATTACATGAACATGCAAAAATCTTCCTACTGATAATGTGAGAGAATGCACGATAAACCAGAGTGCACCCTATACGGAGCATATTTTACCATCCTAAATTCTTATTTTTCTTACCCCTTTTGGCCGTACAATGGAGAATCAAACCAGAAGGGGaatccatttttatttttttaaataaaaacaaaaaatgttGGGGGGTGGGGCTTAGCTGGAAAATAACTGGAGACAGCTGGCAATAGTACGGCTTCTGAAAAACACTCCAAATACGCTGCTAAACGTCGCCGTTCCAACTGTCTAAAACTGTAGACGCGCCTTTGTCTCACGCTATTCTGATTTTCCCTTTCCCACTTTACATTTTACTGAATCCGTTTCAAAATACTCGTAACAGTTTGACTTTTGTATTATTCAAAATCCGTTATTGTGTAATGTATTGTCAAATTAGtctgaatatatatatatatatatatatatatatatatatatatatatatatatatatatatatatatatatatatatatatatatatactttctccgtttcGAAAATATCGCATCATGGttgttttttaataatttaaccGTTATTTTGACCCTTAATATCATtaatcgtgtgcaagtaaaattatataaaaaaattaatatttagaaaatatatatcgataagAATTTAACATGACCTCACATAACTAAACTTTaattacgtacgaatcacaacaaatggccaaagtcggagtgtgaatagtgtaaaaataaatggtgcgatatttccgaaacggaggaagtatatatatctTTCAAATATcaacatttataatttttattacgGGTAATATattgtacggagtatatatttaGGGTCAAACTAGCATATTGACAAGTGTATCAGTCAAACTGTTGCGAGGAATACACGTCACCAAACATTGTTCCAATTACCCAAAGTTGGTcattttttaaagaaatataatgaaaataatgttttttatttaaatattaatattgaATTTCCAGGTTTTTCCTTGTAAATTGGCCCAAATGCCAGTTGGATCCTCTCAACAAAATTATGGAAAAAAGAAGTAGTACTGGGTAGTACCATTGGAAGAATAATATTTATGcttaaaattattagaaatcAGTGCCTTTTGTTTGGTCAAGTCAGGTGCTTACCTGGTTTTTTTTATGCATTGGACAATTATGCCCTCTAACTTTTTATATTAATAAATCATCTAAAATATGGAAATTCAACAATTAATCGGAtataaaaaatacaaatttaacAACTAATTAACCATTGTTTTATCATGGAAAATAATGTTATTgtgaggaaaaaaaaaagttttacgTTACAATGTTGCCTTTTGAGTATTGACCGCCTATTATCAAAAGTTTGATGCCTCTGGTGCCCTTAATCTCTCCGTGTTAGCAAAAAATTTGACGCTTTAAGAGACATTAAAGGAACACTCTCTCGAAAACGACAATCATTGCATCAACAAACactaagagcatctccaatggttgtagctagggactagcttgaaatttataaaagtttcaagctaatagctagaccattggagtgaaaataataaattagcttggccaagcaaattagcttaaacaagctaatttgcttgacaactagctACCAAATGTTGCcaattaattaattgacaagtgggccAAATGGGACCAATTTAATAACAAGCTAGTTGCTAGTCATTGGAGTAAAAATTAGCTAGACAATgaaatagcttgaaatcttatgtggcataacaagctaattatcaaattagcttaccattAAAGATGCTCTAACAAACAAAAATAGAAGATTACTTGAACAATTTTCAACATTGTCGCTAACGTcgaaaatatattctaaatttcAACATGTTCATTTTTCACTGGAACTTTCGAGAGACAAATTAAGTGGCGGGTTTTACGTCGAATTACGGTCGATCATAATCTCTCTTGTGTGTTTAATTGGTCTAGCTTTTGTAATAGTCGTAACAACTAGTTCTCTTCTATCATCCGAGAAAAGGATAAGTAGTTAGGTTTATCATAGGTTAAAGACTGATCCAATTTTGATTGATTAATAACATATAAGATCGTTCACTCGAACTTTATCATAAATATCCTAGACAGATATTCTATAAAAAGTTGTACCCTTTGCATCTAATTATCATCATAGAATCAAATGCCACACCATATTCCAAGTAAAGAAACTGTTTTTATTTCAAACATTCTAAAAATTTAACATGTTTATAAGAATTACTCGTTTTATAATTGCTGATTATTCCAAGTACATCAATATATTCTCCCTTCCCCACACcatttcttttttcaaaaaatgaatTTAACTTGACTAATTCGTACCTAAATTACCCCCACTAATGCTACTCCAACAAACATTAATCAAGTAAGCATACATAAGTACATAACTcatgtaaaattaataaaaaggttattttagacatttaattaaaatactaCAAAATAGGACCAATTGTCCATAAATAGTAGCAAGGAATCCATAAAAAAGGCACGTTTATATTGTAATTTTTGCTTCTTAGTAGGAGAAAAAGTCTCTATCAAATgagtcaaaataaataaatgaaatccCCCACACAACTTTTGTTCAACAGCCAAAACCCACCAACTACTCCAATGGCCAAGGGCAAAATCTGTAAAAATCAACCAACATATCCTTTTTGGTCCTTACATAAAAGCACATTGTGAGCtaatcaaaaattgaaaacacatGAAATTGAAAgtcaaatcaaaatcaaaatcaaaatcaaaatcaaacctATGATACAATCGAGCACCAATCCATCGCGATAATAATACTCATATGATTTTATCGAAAAATCTAGCGATTTTGTAATACATGATAATATCGGCAGCTATCTTGCTATTTAGAATCCAGGAACAAACTCCACTTACCTATAGTATCGTTTAAGCTTAAGGAATGTCAACGttttacctaaaatgttttagttATGCTACAATCTATCACGATACAATCAAGAAAAGGAAAGTCGAAACAAACTTATGATACAATAAACCACCAATCCATCGCGATAACACCCACAATTTTTCTCAAAAAATCTTTCGATTTTGTAAAACAGGAAAAATATCGCTAGCTTTTTAGCTATCCAGAATCTAAACACAAACTTCGATTACCTATTATACAGTTTAAGATTATACAAACATTAACAGTTTACCCAGCACTTCGTGTTAGTTATGAGTTAGTTAAGCAAAAATCCATCTCGATGTCATCAATAGTATCTTACGATTTTGTTTACAAGAGAATATCGCCAACTTTCTAACTATCTAGATTCAAATTCCAATCACTTGAAATATCTTTTAAGATTACACATATTGACACTTCAGTTCGCATTACGTATTAGTTATGGTATAAGTTTGGTGGATCATATGCATTATTAACTTGTGATTAACCAAATTACTTGTATATTTTTATCAATCTTGATGAAAATATAACATCGAAATTTTGTACTCTTAAATTATGAAATGAGTATTATTATAATTCTTAAGTACAGAATTGACCCCcgccaaaaagaaaaaataaaaaaattgtaaaaattaTACGAGGGCAAAAACGTCATTTTCTAACGAGTATAAGTAACTATCGGTTCGCTTTCCAACACTACTTAGCGCAACCCCAGTCCCTTCTTCGCTCTCCTTTTTCCccttctctttctttctctctccaatttTTACTCATTATTTTCTCTATCTCTCTCTGGAACATTTCGTCGAGCAGGTGGCGTGCATCGCCGGCAAACCGCCGGTAACCGGCCAAAACAGCGAAAGCCAAAGACCACCCACTTCAAAACACCGCGTTTCAGATCGACCCAGGTCAAGAGCTACGTCGTTGCAGCCTTCTTGGAGGTGACAAGATGAGAAAGAAGGGGTTTTTAGTATTGgggtttaaataaaaaattgtgtTTAATTAGAGAAGAAGAGAGATGGGCAAGGTGGGGTTTGGTGTGGCGGTGGGAATAGCAGCGGTGTCGTGTGCGGtggcggcggcggtggtgggAAAGAGGGTAAGAAGTAGGAGAAAGTGGATGAGAGTAGTGGGTGTTTTGAAAGAATTAGAAGAAGGTTGTGGGACACCTGTTAGTAGATTGAAGCATGTTGTTGATGCCATGGCTGTTGAGATGCATGCTGGTTTAGCTTCTGAACGTGGTTCTAAGCTCAAAATGTTGCTCACTTTTGTTGATAAACTTCCCACTGGGTATCAATCATCATTCCTCTTCATCCTTTCCAATCAATTTTTGTTTAATGTGTGTTTTTTCATGATTGTTTATGGGtgattttgtttttcttaatttattgttTGATGATGATAATGTTGATGATGGAGTATGCTATCAATTGCCTATTTATAGGTTTTAATCAATTTGACATTGGAATGTTGATTGGAAATGTGAGAACATGTTGATTCTTTTTGTTtgtaaattttgatttttttggggttTATCAAGATTTTTTGGTGATTTATTTGGGTTGGTTGATGACATTATGAAATTTTGGAATGTTTGTGCTGTAATTTGTTATTCACATTGCCGAGTTTCCTGCCaaagttttcatttttttagGGTACTGAGTTTTGACTTGTTATGAACATTGAATCTTGGTAATTAGTTGGATTTTTGCACCTGGGAAAATGTAGATGGTTCATGATGTGTATATGGGGTTGGTGAAGTCCAACTATATATAATTCTTTAAAAGATGGGAAAAAAGAAATTTCCAGAATGTGATGTGTTCTGTTTGTTCCCTGATTAATAATGTACTATCTGCGCCCCTTTTTACTGTTCATACTCCTTCTCAGTTCATACCAATTGGGGGGTATAAGTTAAAAAAGTCTCCCCTGCATTTTGACATATTTTCTGGCCTGTTCCTCCACATTTGTTACAGTATTTGAACATGTAATGTGGGGTGTATTACATTTTTCAAAACCCAAATTTAAATCGCGCTTTTTCGTGGATTTAATCATTTTCTTTATGTTAAACCATTGAAATCCCATATTTTAATTGCCTCTTGCTATGAGTTTGGTGTAGGCAATGCCAAGTTAGGTCATGAGTGTGCTTCCCTGTTGTTGTACACATTGAATCATTTGGTTTTTTCCAGAACGAGCCTTGCTAATTGCAGTTTGTTCGGCCGTTGTGTTTAGTTTAGTAGAGCATTGAATCATTAGCATCTGTTTAGAGACTAGTTAACAAGATTACAAGATTGATTGCCTTTTttactttcttgtttttgtttctgTGTGTAATAATCTAAGTATTTTTTCTGTTGAATGTGTGGGTGTTTTTTTATCTCTGCGGCTGGCACAGTTGACAGCCTGTTGCCATTGAATGTGGACCTCACCATTGTAAAAGGGCAAACTTGGCATTCTTTAGAATCATATTGTTCTGAATACAGTGAATaagttatgtttttttttcttactgTATTGTTTTTATTAATCAGCTTCTTGAAGTTTATTGGTTGTGGACCTTGTTGTAGCTTTTTATTGACAATGCTGGTTGTTGGCTGCATATTACTTGGACAAAAAGTGAATACCTgtaattttctttttgtttccgtTTTCTTATACTAGCATTTTTTAATAACTGTGatttgtgaatagtgcaaataaCAAGGcatttttcgtaattaaatcGGTAGGAAAACTTAAAAAAGgtggaaataaaaaaaatgaattaaatgaatACAATTTGAGGTGAAATGAATATACATGGAAGTTAAATGAATAAAATGTCCGCTTAAGtgaataaaaattgaagttaAATTTATATTTTGAAAGTCTATTTATTTTATGATTATGTCATGTGATTTATACTATTCATCAATAACTGTTATTGGTTTGGGATTCCTTTTTTCTTTAGGAGTGAGAAGGGAATATATTATGCACTAGATCTTGGAGGTACTAATTTTCGGGTCTTGCGGGTTCAGCTAGGAGGAAGAAGATCCGGCATTGTTAGACATGACGTTGAAAGGAAACCCATTCCTGAACATTTAATGACAAGTACTAGTGAGGTTGCTTTGCTTTCTATCTTTGTAGTTTCTTACACAATTTTTTTGTCTGAATTCAGCCGTACTTAGAAAATTGAACTGTTTGTCATTGCAGGATCTGTTTGATTTCATTGCAACATCACTTAAGGCATTTTTCGATCAAGAGAATGTCAAAGATTCAGATCTTTCTCCTTCCTCGAGAAGGGAACTTGGTTTTACCTTTTCTTTTCCTGTGAATCAAACAACagtttcttctggaattttgaTGAAATGGACGAAAGGGTTTTCCATTCATGACATGGTCAGTACTCTACGAACACACAATGTTTACATTTGAATCAACCAGGTTCTTTAACACTTAATATAGATGGATTAGGTTAATTTGCTTATTCTTTGCGTTCTTAGCTTCATTATGTATCATGTAAAGCGAAAATGCATCTTTatgtaagaaaaaacaaattTCCGGTCATTAACAATGGATATCTTTCCCTTTTCATCCTTTGTTTTTGGTTAATGAAAATTTCTATACTATCTTTTAATTGCTTGTTATCTCTCAGGTAGGGAAAGATGTTAGTGAAAGCTTGCACCAAGCAATGTCAAGACAGGGCCTAAATATGCATATTGCAGCCTTGGTAAGCTTGTATTTGTTATTGTGTTGGTTGGAGTTCTATCACCTTCTATATGATCAATCATAAGTTCAAATTCCAAACTCCTTATTTTTTTAAGAATATAAGCCTTTATATTTTAACTCCATCTGCTTCTATAATGATGTTTTAACATGTTAAAAGTCGGATAGTAAACCCTTGAAGGCTTGATATACTCTCTTACACATTACTCAAACTAGGTGATAGTTATGCATATTGCAGTCATTCGTGTCCAGATTAAAGAGTACAACATCTTtatttattggttaatcataAGTTCAAATTCTGAACTCCTTATTTTTTTAGAATATAAGCCTTTAACTTTCACTCCATCCgattttataatgatgttttaacATGTTACGAGTCGGATAGTAAACCCTTGAAATGCATGATATACTCTCTTACACATTACTCAGATTAGGTGATAATTATGCATATTGCAGTCATTTGTATCCAGATTAAAGAGTACAACTTCTTtatttattggttaatcataagttcaaattctaaactccttatttttttttagaatataaGCCTTTAACTTTCACTCCATCTTCTTTTATGATGATGCCTTAACATGTTAAAAGTCGGATAGTAAACCCTTGAATGTTTGATAATACTCTCCTACACATTACTCAAACTAGGTGATAGTTATGCATATTGAAGTCATTTGTGTCCAGATTAAAGAGTACAACTTGTTAATTATTGGTTAAACAGGTAAATGATACCGTGGGAACTTTGGCACTTGGACATTATAATGACGAGGACACTGTTGCTGCAGTAATCATTGGGACTGGAACGAATGCCTGCTATTTCGAGCGAGCAGATGCTATCATCAAATCTCAAGGTTTTCCAGATTCTTCAGGCGGCATGGTATCTATCTTCAACCCTTTTTAGCTATCACCTATTTATGATAAAAACATTGTGAACttttatgtatttatttatGGTATTTTGTCTAATAAGAAGTATTAATTAGGTTGTCAATATGGAGTGGGGAAACTTTTGGTCGTCCCATTTGCCAAGAACTTCTTATGATATTGAGTTAGATGCAGAGAGCCCTAATCCGAATGACCAGGTTGAACATCATTATCATCACCGTGCAACTGACTAAAAGAAGGTTAGATTAAGAAGGGCTAATTGAAATTAAAGAAGTGCTTTCGTGTTGCAGGGTTTCGAGAAAATGATATCGGGAATGTATCTGGGTGAGATTGTCAGAAGAGTTATACTAAGGATGTCCAAGGAGTCTGACGTATTCGGACCTATTTCTTCTAGCCTATGCAAAGCTTTCATCTTGAGGTATATTATCCATAGGTGTCCTTTTAAGGCCCTGTTGTATAACTGTATTCactttatttccacttatttcatgaaaaataagtcctgttaagttcagataagataagggtaaccaagtacaatttataactaaaataaattttgataagttCATATAGGATAAGTTCagtaaaaataagtaaaaatttgAATAGAACGCACGTCGCACCCTAATGGTCTTCCCGTTTCTCCTTATATTGGCATATAGCTCGTTTCAACTTTTACGTTGTGTAAAGAAACGTGAATAACGTATTTATGGCTTCTGCTTACTGCCAAGTGCCTCGATCCTGAATTTAGATACTCCCTTAGATTTACGCTCTCTAAAATTGTCTAGTTGCCTTAGTACTAAACGGGGAACATATTTTTTAACAAATTAGCCCCTACAAAACAATAATTAACTTAAGATTTTGATGTTAACCTATCTATTAGCTGCATTGGCACATTTCTGTTCATGAATATTACTTGGTACATTATCTTTTATATAGTTAAATTCTCACAAAGAAACCCCATCTCAGGACGCCTTTGATGTCGACAATGCATGAAGACGAGTCTCCCGACCTGCAAGAAGTAGCAAGAATATTGGACGAGGTTCTTGGGGTATGTCCTTCTGATTGAACACTACTGTTGGTTTCCTGATCAAATCATGTACTTTCACCGTTTTAAAAAGATTGCAACACCTTTAGTTTTGTCACTATTCATACACCAACTTTGACCATATAtttttactaatttattaaaagCAAATGCCATCAAGTAAAATATCGTTGAATTGATCATTATAAACtttcataatatttaattttaagatttttttaGAAAAAGATAATTAGGGTCAAAGTAGTATCTTGACAAACATGCTAGtcaaagtgttgcaatttttaTGAAACAGAAGTACATTTGATTCTTGCACTTTTTTTTTACCCTTATCTACCTCTAATCCTGCCCTCAGATTCACGACGTGCCTTTAAAAGTCCGGAAATTGGTAGTAAACATATGTGACGTGGTAACCCGTCGGGCAGCCCGCCTTGCAGCCGCTGGTATCGTCGGGATCCTGAAAAAGATAGGTCGAGACGGGAGTGGTGGAGTTGCTGGCAGCAGAGCCAAAGGCCCTAGCAGCAGCAATAGGTTAAAGAGAACTGTGGTTGCAGTTGAAGGCGGTCTCTATTCAAATTACAGAATGTTTAGGGAGTACTTGAATGATGCCGTGGCCGAGATTTTGGGGGAGGAACTCGCCCCGTACGTAATTCTGAAGGTCGCTGAAGACGGGTCGGGCATTGGAGCTGCTCTGCTCGCGGCCACATATTCATCACCCGAGAATGTCGATacgtaaaaaaaaagaaaaaaaaaaggtgtgAAAATGGGGGTTTGCTTGCTTTGCCTTATACATATAATGTGTGCATATAACATATATATTTACATAATATAAGTATAGGCCTTTGTACAAAGATGTAGAATTCATTGGGGGTTGATCCATATGTATTCAATCATATATGGTATTGGTTAGTATAACAGCGggttcgggtttgggtcgggtctGGTCGGGTCTTGTGCAGCAGTTTATAGGAGTGTTCTTTCCATCCAATTCTTATTAGTATAGCACAAGTGTAATATTTGGTAAGATAGTAACATTTGTTATTGGGTTGTTTGTATTGTGTACATATAGGACAGGTTCTTAGTCTCATGGcctatttctctctctctctctaaaaagcTCATTTGTTCAATATTCTATAGTAATTTTCGACGATTCAACTTTTTCGTTAACTTTTCTCATTATAGTGTCGTGAAAGCGGGCTCATACTAACGGAAAATTTAAACGTTTTATTGTGAATTGATAGTGGTTCGAAACATAAACAAACTAGAAGGTGTTAATGAATATAAGGTTGTTCGCAAAAGTTGAAACTAAAAAAG encodes:
- the LOC110783284 gene encoding hexokinase-3 isoform X1 — protein: MGKVGFGVAVGIAAVSCAVAAAVVGKRVRSRRKWMRVVGVLKELEEGCGTPVSRLKHVVDAMAVEMHAGLASERGSKLKMLLTFVDKLPTGSEKGIYYALDLGGTNFRVLRVQLGGRRSGIVRHDVERKPIPEHLMTSTSEDLFDFIATSLKAFFDQENVKDSDLSPSSRRELGFTFSFPVNQTTVSSGILMKWTKGFSIHDMVGKDVSESLHQAMSRQGLNMHIAALVNDTVGTLALGHYNDEDTVAAVIIGTGTNACYFERADAIIKSQGFPDSSGGMVVNMEWGNFWSSHLPRTSYDIELDAESPNPNDQGFEKMISGMYLGEIVRRVILRMSKESDVFGPISSSLCKAFILRTPLMSTMHEDESPDLQEVARILDEVLGIHDVPLKVRKLVVNICDVVTRRAARLAAAGIVGILKKIGRDGSGGVAGSRAKGPSSSNRLKRTVVAVEGGLYSNYRMFREYLNDAVAEILGEELAPYVILKVAEDGSGIGAALLAATYSSPENVDT
- the LOC110783284 gene encoding hexokinase-3 isoform X2 gives rise to the protein MGKVGFGVAVGIAAVSCAVAAAVVGKRVRSRRKWMRVVGVLKELEEGCGTPVSRLKHVVDAMAVEMHAGLASERGSKLKMLLTFVDKLPTGSEKGIYYALDLGGTNFRVLRVQLGGRRSGIVRHDVERKPIPEHLMTSTSEDLFDFIATSLKAFFDQENVKDSDLSPSSRRELGFTFSFPVNQTTVSSGILMKWTKGFSIHDMVGKDVSESLHQAMSRQGLNMHIAALVNDTVGTLALGHYNDEDTVAAVIIGTGTNACYFERADAIIKSQGFPDSSGGMGFEKMISGMYLGEIVRRVILRMSKESDVFGPISSSLCKAFILRTPLMSTMHEDESPDLQEVARILDEVLGIHDVPLKVRKLVVNICDVVTRRAARLAAAGIVGILKKIGRDGSGGVAGSRAKGPSSSNRLKRTVVAVEGGLYSNYRMFREYLNDAVAEILGEELAPYVILKVAEDGSGIGAALLAATYSSPENVDT